The following are encoded in a window of Caldicellulosiruptor danielii genomic DNA:
- a CDS encoding transposase, giving the protein MIEQRKFVLNSWAKDFAEIIFPTINERWFSVLYGDNPPSRPNSPANAIIVALILNLTDDELLASILCDVRFQYALHTTSFKSKPFSDRTFRRFRERLYLYNLETGRDLLHEEMEAMANVFVKYFDIGPSVKRMDSIMVLSSCKKCPD; this is encoded by the coding sequence ATGATAGAACAAAGGAAGTTTGTTTTAAATTCATGGGCAAAAGACTTTGCTGAAATAATATTCCCAACAATCAATGAGAGATGGTTTTCTGTGTTGTACGGTGACAATCCCCCTTCTCGCCCTAACAGTCCTGCAAATGCAATAATTGTAGCCCTAATACTAAATCTCACAGACGACGAACTATTAGCGAGTATTCTATGTGATGTACGTTTCCAGTATGCACTTCACACTACAAGCTTTAAAAGTAAACCTTTCAGTGACAGGACTTTTAGGCGTTTTCGTGAAAGGTTATATCTTTACAATCTGGAAACAGGAAGAGACCTTCTTCATGAAGAAATGGAAGCCATGGCAAATGTATTTGTAAAATACTTTGATATTGGTCCATCAGTAAAAAGGATGGACAGCATTATGGTATTATCCAGTTGCAAAAAATGTCCAGATTAG
- a CDS encoding Gfo/Idh/MocA family protein, with translation MNIAKVGLIGISGFGSIHLRSIEQLQGKMVDLKAIVATSYEKNKEVIDRLTSRGVKYYQDYRSMLENHKDLDFVAISTPIHLHAPMAIDAMERGFNVLLEKPPAVTIQDIDAIIETKKKTNRVCSVNFQNTSGKAFRRLLEYIKEGRLGKIKSIVGVGRWKRDESYYQRNAWAGKLIVDGNYVLDGTINNPLAHLLNNELIIAETSEENGGVPQKVTAEIYHGHKIEGEDTACVRIITKTGIEVYFYSTLCNREEEPPYIMIEAEKAKAYWTFANRFKIEYIDGSAEEFDGGREDLFVNMYINMVEHLFEGKQLYCPLEITRNFVLASNGAFESSGGVYGIPDEYLEISNENGKIYTYIRDIKEIIDEAAENKKLFSEMGVPWTKKTEPFDLINYNRFKMFVE, from the coding sequence TTGAACATTGCAAAGGTTGGTCTTATTGGAATTAGTGGGTTTGGAAGTATACACTTGCGGTCAATAGAACAGCTACAAGGGAAGATGGTTGACCTAAAAGCGATTGTTGCAACAAGCTATGAAAAGAATAAAGAAGTGATAGATAGATTGACTTCTCGAGGTGTTAAGTATTATCAGGATTATAGATCAATGCTTGAAAACCACAAAGACTTAGATTTTGTTGCCATCTCAACGCCAATTCATTTACATGCTCCAATGGCAATTGATGCAATGGAAAGAGGTTTTAATGTTCTGCTTGAAAAGCCGCCTGCTGTGACAATTCAAGATATTGACGCTATAATTGAGACAAAGAAAAAAACAAATAGGGTTTGTAGTGTGAACTTTCAAAATACATCTGGTAAAGCATTTAGAAGACTGCTTGAGTATATAAAAGAAGGCAGACTTGGTAAAATAAAATCAATTGTTGGTGTTGGACGTTGGAAAAGGGATGAAAGCTATTATCAAAGAAACGCATGGGCTGGTAAGTTAATTGTTGATGGCAACTATGTCTTGGATGGAACAATAAACAATCCTCTTGCACATCTTTTGAACAATGAACTAATTATTGCTGAGACCTCAGAAGAAAATGGGGGTGTGCCTCAGAAAGTTACTGCAGAAATTTATCATGGGCACAAGATTGAAGGGGAAGATACAGCGTGTGTGAGAATTATAACAAAAACGGGAATTGAGGTCTATTTTTATTCAACGCTGTGTAACAGGGAAGAAGAGCCACCCTATATCATGATAGAAGCTGAAAAAGCAAAGGCCTATTGGACATTTGCAAATAGGTTTAAAATAGAATATATTGATGGCTCTGCAGAAGAATTTGATGGTGGGCGTGAAGATTTGTTTGTAAATATGTACATCAATATGGTAGAGCATCTGTTTGAAGGAAAACAGCTTTACTGTCCACTGGAAATAACGCGCAATTTTGTATTGGCCTCAAATGGAGCTTTCGAATCGTCAGGGGGTGTTTATGGTATTCCAGATGAATATTTAGAGATTAGCAATGAAAATGGAAAAATATATACGTATATCAGAGACATAAAAGAAATTATAGATGAAGCAGCTGAAAACAAAAAGCTATTTTCCGAGATGGGAGTGCCATGGACCAAGAAGACTGAGCCTTTTGATTTGATAAACTATAATAGATTTAAGATGTTCGTGGAATGA
- a CDS encoding zinc-binding dehydrogenase, with translation MKAYAMVLEEFNKPLKAKEFELTAPTDGELLVKIEAAGVCGSDVHMFRGNDPRTKLPMILGHEGVGRVYAISGCWFDVNGERIKEGDLIIWDRGVTCGKCYFCAVKKEPYLCPHRWTYGISVSCAEPPYLRGCYSEYIYLHKDTKVIKIKENVDPEILVSASCSGATCAHAFDIVSPDFGDSVLIQGPGPIGLYAIIFAKLKGVKNIIVIGGTKERLKMCEEFGATHVLDRNSTTAGQRQEIIMDITNGRGVDLAIEAVGHPSAVSEGIKLVRNGGSYLSLGFGDPNGSVTLDCYYDIVRKNLRYQGVWVSDTKHLNMAVNVVLQNKELFKKMVTNIYKLTDATKALEDMENRNTIKSVLKP, from the coding sequence ATGAAAGCTTATGCGATGGTATTAGAAGAATTTAACAAACCTTTAAAAGCAAAGGAGTTTGAGTTAACAGCTCCAACTGACGGTGAGCTTTTAGTAAAGATAGAAGCAGCAGGCGTTTGTGGTTCTGATGTGCATATGTTCAGAGGTAATGACCCGCGTACAAAACTTCCAATGATTTTAGGGCATGAAGGTGTTGGACGTGTATATGCAATTTCTGGTTGCTGGTTTGACGTGAATGGTGAAAGGATAAAAGAGGGAGATTTGATAATCTGGGATAGAGGTGTAACGTGTGGAAAGTGTTATTTTTGTGCTGTCAAAAAAGAACCTTACTTGTGCCCGCACAGGTGGACATATGGTATAAGTGTTAGCTGTGCAGAGCCACCATATTTGAGGGGCTGCTATTCAGAGTACATCTATCTTCACAAAGATACAAAAGTTATAAAAATAAAAGAGAATGTTGATCCAGAAATTTTAGTCTCTGCCTCATGTTCTGGTGCAACGTGTGCTCATGCTTTTGACATTGTCTCACCTGATTTTGGTGACAGTGTCCTAATTCAAGGGCCAGGTCCGATAGGGCTTTATGCAATCATCTTTGCAAAGCTCAAAGGGGTAAAAAATATAATTGTGATTGGTGGCACCAAGGAAAGACTTAAGATGTGTGAAGAATTTGGTGCAACGCATGTGCTTGATAGAAATTCTACTACAGCTGGCCAAAGACAGGAGATAATAATGGATATCACAAATGGGCGTGGAGTTGATTTGGCAATTGAAGCTGTGGGTCATCCATCAGCAGTAAGTGAAGGAATAAAGCTTGTTCGAAACGGTGGCAGCTATCTTTCGCTTGGTTTTGGTGACCCAAATGGCAGTGTTACACTTGACTGTTATTATGACATTGTGAGGAAAAACTTAAGATATCAAGGGGTATGGGTCAGCGATACAAAACACTTGAATATGGCAGTTAATGTGGTGTTGCAAAATAAAGAACTTTTCAAAAAAATGGTTACAAATATTTATAAGTTGACTGATGCGACAAAAGCTCTTGAGGATATGGAAAACAGAAATACAATAAAATCTGTTCTAAAGCCTTGA
- a CDS encoding FAD-binding protein, translated as MIYKADILVVGGGGAGLRAAIAACEKAYESKKNVKVILAVKGRLGGCGTTALAYSDRMAFHVTLPTTEPQGEDNWKYHAKDIYEIGGFVSDYDLAEILAKNSADAYFYLDNLGVPFVKENGIPAQFVTDGSIYARACYTGPDTAVQIERALIRKLGEIKDIEVLEDVMIADLIVMNNRICGAIGFKGNQNIIILAKAVVLATGGAGSIYKSNVFPPRMTGDGYAMALRAGAQLVNMEFIQIGLSSPQTKLACSGSIMRCVPRFVNEKCEEFLLNYPITYNDVFEKGATWPISYEHKTCLIDIAVFREIARGGKVFLDFTQNPKGFEFEHLREDLRQRYYKEVKNQVGSRKTPYERLCEINPQTVEWFLKRGIDLKTQMLEIAPSIQHFQGGVKIREKANTIVQGLFACGECAGGQHGANRPGGNALLDTQVFGKIAGESSFEFALSNSIDEEAAVCQANNLFESYKSYVAADGIDLEKAISELNDVMDLYASVVRYQSGLKKALTKIEELKTRNIKPVEYEYLLEYKNMLLCAEAVVKSYMLRDESRGPHLMFENLSDLWPKPRNERYNVYHVCRLNKEANQIEVFPMQPVSPETLGGTQR; from the coding sequence ATGATTTACAAAGCTGACATTTTAGTCGTGGGCGGCGGTGGGGCAGGTTTAAGAGCTGCCATTGCGGCATGTGAAAAAGCTTATGAGAGTAAAAAAAATGTGAAAGTGATACTTGCAGTAAAAGGAAGGTTGGGTGGCTGTGGTACAACAGCTTTGGCATATTCTGATAGAATGGCATTTCATGTGACGTTACCTACTACAGAGCCCCAGGGTGAAGATAACTGGAAGTACCATGCAAAGGATATCTATGAGATTGGCGGATTTGTTTCTGATTATGACTTGGCTGAGATTTTAGCAAAAAACTCTGCTGATGCTTATTTTTATTTAGATAATCTTGGTGTTCCCTTTGTAAAAGAAAATGGCATACCAGCTCAATTTGTCACAGACGGCTCTATATATGCGCGTGCATGTTATACAGGACCTGATACGGCTGTTCAAATAGAGAGGGCTTTGATTCGAAAGCTTGGTGAAATTAAGGATATTGAAGTTTTAGAAGACGTGATGATAGCTGATTTGATTGTCATGAATAACAGAATTTGTGGAGCAATTGGTTTTAAAGGAAATCAAAATATTATAATACTTGCAAAAGCAGTTGTTTTGGCGACAGGCGGTGCAGGAAGTATTTATAAAAGCAATGTCTTTCCGCCGCGTATGACAGGTGATGGTTATGCAATGGCGCTTCGTGCAGGAGCACAGCTTGTAAATATGGAGTTTATCCAGATAGGTCTTTCATCACCTCAAACAAAGCTTGCTTGTTCAGGAAGTATAATGAGATGTGTCCCCAGGTTTGTAAATGAAAAATGTGAAGAGTTTTTATTAAACTATCCTATCACATACAATGATGTATTTGAAAAAGGTGCAACTTGGCCGATAAGCTACGAGCACAAGACGTGTCTGATAGACATTGCAGTGTTCAGAGAAATTGCACGGGGTGGAAAGGTGTTTTTGGACTTTACTCAAAATCCTAAAGGATTTGAGTTTGAACATCTAAGAGAGGATTTAAGACAAAGGTATTATAAAGAGGTCAAAAATCAGGTTGGGAGTAGAAAAACTCCATATGAAAGACTTTGCGAAATAAATCCACAGACAGTTGAGTGGTTTTTGAAAAGGGGAATTGACCTCAAAACACAAATGTTAGAAATTGCTCCGTCAATTCAGCATTTTCAAGGTGGTGTAAAAATTAGAGAAAAAGCAAATACAATTGTTCAAGGTTTATTTGCCTGTGGCGAGTGTGCAGGCGGACAGCATGGAGCAAACAGACCAGGTGGAAATGCACTTTTGGATACTCAGGTGTTTGGCAAAATAGCGGGGGAGAGCAGCTTTGAATTTGCTTTGAGTAATTCAATCGATGAAGAGGCTGCAGTTTGCCAGGCAAATAATTTGTTTGAAAGCTATAAAAGCTATGTAGCTGCAGATGGCATTGATTTAGAAAAAGCCATCTCGGAGCTAAATGATGTTATGGACTTGTATGCAAGTGTTGTACGGTATCAATCTGGACTTAAAAAAGCGCTTACAAAAATCGAAGAATTAAAGACAAGAAACATTAAACCCGTTGAGTATGAATACCTTTTGGAATACAAAAATATGCTTCTGTGTGCAGAAGCGGTGGTAAAGAGCTACATGTTAAGAGATGAGAGCAGAGGTCCACACTTGATGTTCGAAAATTTAAGCGATTTGTGGCCCAAACCAAGAAATGAAAGGTACAATGTATACCATGTGTGCAGACTAAATAAAGAGGCAAATCAAATTGAAGTTTTTCCAATGCAACCGGTAAGCCCTGAAACCTTAGGAGGAACACAAAGATGA
- a CDS encoding 4Fe-4S binding protein: protein MPDLSVTYSKLRLRSPVIVASAGITGTVERLQRCEENGAGAVVTKSLFQKEVCRIAPTPRFKIVKHENTFTLYSYEQASELNPQEYAEFIFKAKQKLSIPVIASINCYTDDAWLEYSKLMEQAGADAIELNLSCPHGVHIMSGMDVIEEMVRTTKLVKNNVKIPVIPKMTPQSTNPGSDALRLDQAGADGLVMFNRFTGLDIDIEKEAPILHGGYAGHGGPWAIMYGLRWISAVSPKVKCSISASGGAMNGEDVVKYILAGASAVQVCTTVIINGYGVINKINKYLEEYMERKGYNTIDDFKGKVCSKILDMESVDRTHWAVARIDKDKCTGCGKCFTVCIYDAIKKDDGKFKVNQNCDGCGLCAELCPVKAISMVRRGEE from the coding sequence ATGCCAGACTTATCAGTTACATATAGTAAACTAAGACTAAGATCACCCGTAATTGTCGCATCTGCAGGAATAACAGGGACTGTGGAGAGGCTTCAAAGATGCGAAGAAAACGGTGCTGGTGCTGTTGTGACAAAGAGTCTTTTTCAAAAGGAAGTGTGCAGAATTGCACCTACTCCAAGGTTTAAAATAGTCAAGCATGAAAACACATTTACGCTTTACTCATATGAACAGGCAAGTGAATTAAATCCACAAGAGTATGCTGAATTTATATTCAAAGCAAAACAAAAACTGAGCATTCCTGTCATTGCAAGTATAAACTGCTATACAGATGATGCTTGGCTTGAATATAGTAAACTTATGGAGCAGGCGGGGGCTGATGCGATAGAGCTAAATCTATCTTGCCCGCATGGGGTTCATATAATGTCTGGAATGGATGTTATAGAAGAGATGGTTCGCACAACAAAGCTTGTTAAAAACAATGTAAAAATACCCGTGATACCAAAAATGACTCCTCAATCTACAAATCCCGGGTCTGATGCCTTAAGACTTGATCAAGCAGGAGCAGATGGGCTTGTTATGTTTAATAGATTTACTGGGCTTGACATTGATATAGAAAAAGAAGCACCAATTTTGCACGGCGGGTATGCAGGGCATGGCGGTCCGTGGGCGATTATGTATGGTTTGAGATGGATAAGTGCAGTTTCGCCAAAAGTAAAGTGTAGTATCAGCGCAAGTGGTGGAGCTATGAACGGTGAAGATGTTGTCAAATACATATTAGCTGGGGCTTCGGCTGTGCAGGTATGTACAACTGTAATTATAAACGGCTATGGGGTTATAAACAAGATAAACAAGTATTTAGAAGAGTACATGGAGAGAAAAGGATACAACACAATTGATGATTTTAAAGGAAAAGTATGTAGCAAAATTCTTGACATGGAATCTGTTGACAGAACACACTGGGCAGTTGCAAGGATTGACAAAGACAAATGCACAGGATGCGGCAAGTGCTTCACAGTTTGCATATATGATGCAATTAAAAAGGATGATGGAAAATTTAAAGTAAATCAAAATTGTGATGGCTGTGGACTGTGTGCAGAGCTTTGCCCAGTCAAGGCAATTTCAATGGTAAGGAGAGGAGAAGAATAA
- a CDS encoding carbohydrate ABC transporter permease — protein MLYPLLWMFFSSFKDNSEIFLNAHELLPKRWLFKNYVDGWKGFAGYPFSVFFKNSFIVTVIGTIGAVISSAIVAYGFARCKFKGKGFWFGCMILTMLLPYQVVMIPQYIMFQKLGWVNTFKPLLVPAFLGQPFFIFLMIQFIRGIPNELDEAAKIDGCSKYSIFTRIILPLISPALITSAIFSFLWRWDDFLGPLLYLSKPELYTVSLGLRMFSDPTAVSNWGAAFAMATLSLVPSFIIFIFFQRYLVEGIVTTGLKG, from the coding sequence ATGCTTTATCCTCTTCTCTGGATGTTTTTTAGCTCATTTAAGGATAATAGTGAAATTTTCTTAAATGCTCATGAGTTATTACCTAAGAGATGGCTCTTTAAAAATTATGTTGATGGGTGGAAAGGTTTTGCAGGATATCCATTCTCAGTTTTTTTTAAAAATTCATTTATTGTGACTGTGATTGGGACAATTGGTGCTGTAATTTCTTCAGCCATTGTTGCATATGGTTTTGCAAGATGTAAATTCAAAGGTAAAGGATTTTGGTTCGGATGTATGATTTTAACCATGCTTTTGCCATATCAGGTAGTTATGATTCCTCAATATATTATGTTTCAAAAATTAGGGTGGGTAAATACGTTTAAACCGCTACTTGTTCCAGCCTTTTTGGGTCAACCGTTTTTTATATTTTTAATGATTCAATTCATAAGAGGTATTCCTAATGAATTAGATGAAGCAGCAAAGATAGATGGTTGCAGTAAATATTCTATTTTTACCAGAATTATTTTGCCATTGATTTCACCTGCTTTAATTACATCAGCAATATTTTCATTTTTATGGCGATGGGATGACTTTTTAGGACCTTTGCTTTATCTCAGCAAACCAGAGCTATATACTGTTTCTTTGGGTTTGAGGATGTTTTCTGATCCGACAGCAGTATCAAATTGGGGAGCAGCATTTGCTATGGCTACTTTATCACTTGTTCCTTCGTTTATAATATTTATATTCTTCCAACGTTATCTAGTTGAAGGAATTGTTACTACAGGGTTAAAAGGTTAA
- a CDS encoding carbohydrate ABC transporter permease: protein MSKVTYKISLQSRVDRIINSENIAGYVFILPWLVGFFVFTLIPIVATFYLSFTQYDLLSPPKFVGLRNYIQMFKEDPLFWESMSVTFFYVFVTVPLKLAFALLLALWLSYKSKLTPFYRAVYYIPSMMGGSVAVAVLWQRLFTSDGVINSILKLLGIDSNISWIGNPKTAIWTLILLAVWQFGSPMLIFLAGLKQIPESYYEAAIIDGANSWQKFIKITLPMLTPIIFFNLIMQMIGSFMTFTQGFIITNGGPVNSTLFYAIYLYRRAFQFYDMGYSCAMSWVMLIIIGILTALIFKSSTFWVYYESKEGE, encoded by the coding sequence ATGTCAAAAGTAACCTATAAAATATCTTTGCAAAGTAGGGTTGATAGGATTATAAATTCTGAAAATATAGCAGGGTATGTTTTTATTTTACCATGGCTGGTAGGTTTTTTTGTATTTACCTTGATTCCAATTGTGGCTACATTTTACCTTTCATTTACTCAATATGATTTATTATCACCGCCTAAATTTGTTGGTTTAAGAAATTATATTCAAATGTTCAAGGAAGATCCTTTATTTTGGGAATCAATGTCAGTGACATTTTTCTATGTATTTGTAACAGTTCCATTGAAATTAGCTTTTGCTTTACTTCTTGCGCTTTGGCTATCTTATAAAAGCAAATTAACTCCTTTTTACAGAGCTGTATATTATATCCCATCAATGATGGGAGGAAGTGTTGCAGTTGCTGTGCTTTGGCAAAGGCTATTTACAAGTGATGGCGTTATAAATTCTATATTAAAATTGCTTGGAATCGATTCAAATATTTCATGGATAGGGAATCCAAAAACTGCAATCTGGACATTGATATTGCTTGCAGTTTGGCAATTTGGTTCACCTATGTTAATATTTTTGGCAGGTTTAAAGCAAATACCTGAAAGCTATTACGAAGCAGCTATTATTGATGGAGCAAATAGTTGGCAAAAGTTCATTAAGATAACTTTACCAATGCTTACACCGATAATATTTTTCAACTTGATAATGCAGATGATAGGTAGTTTTATGACTTTTACTCAAGGATTTATTATTACCAACGGAGGACCTGTAAATAGTACACTTTTTTATGCTATTTATCTTTACAGACGAGCATTTCAGTTCTATGATATGGGTTACAGCTGTGCGATGTCATGGGTGATGCTTATTATCATAGGAATACTCACAGCTTTAATATTTAAGTCTTCTACATTTTGGGTCTATTATGAATCGAAAGAAGGTGAGTAA
- a CDS encoding ABC transporter substrate-binding protein yields MKKFLSILFAVLFLLSCVLTTQIKTSQTALGSSQSIKLRIAWWGSQTRHDRTQKVLELYRAKVNRKVSFVTEFGSWSGYWDKLTTQAAAKNLPDIIQMDYMYLAQYVQKGLLADLTPHTKNGILNLKDVSDASIKSGSIGGKIYAISLGTNALAIIYDPTVAKKAGVKIPEDGNWSWNDYKEIIKKVYQKTKIRADLALTADPKFLLEYYVRQQGKSLYKPDGTSLGFTQEKFIVDVFNINLELLKGGYTARPDEVSATSTIEDSLFVKGKTWIGWTWSNMFVATANAAKRPLALALPPKGGKRPGLYLKPSQFFSVAATSKYKNEAAKVINFFTNSVEANKILLAERGVPISSKVREGIKNAVEPAVRQTFDYIALAEKNCSPIDPPDPPGGTEVGQLFKDLYDQVLYGQIKPEVAAKMFIQKANQILMRNKK; encoded by the coding sequence GTGAAAAAGTTTTTGTCAATTCTCTTTGCTGTTTTGTTTTTGCTTTCATGCGTTTTAACCACTCAGATAAAGACTTCACAAACTGCTCTTGGGTCTTCTCAGTCAATAAAATTGAGGATTGCTTGGTGGGGGAGCCAAACACGTCATGACAGGACTCAAAAAGTGCTTGAATTATATCGAGCAAAAGTTAATCGTAAGGTAAGTTTTGTCACTGAATTTGGTAGCTGGTCTGGATACTGGGATAAACTTACAACTCAAGCAGCAGCGAAGAATTTGCCTGACATTATTCAGATGGACTACATGTATTTAGCTCAATATGTTCAAAAAGGTTTATTAGCAGATTTGACACCTCATACGAAAAATGGAATATTGAATTTGAAAGATGTAAGTGATGCAAGTATAAAAAGTGGATCAATCGGTGGAAAGATTTATGCTATAAGTTTAGGAACTAACGCTTTGGCAATTATTTATGACCCTACTGTGGCTAAAAAAGCGGGTGTGAAGATACCTGAAGATGGCAACTGGAGTTGGAATGACTACAAGGAGATTATTAAAAAAGTTTATCAAAAAACCAAAATTAGAGCAGACTTGGCATTAACAGCTGATCCAAAATTCCTACTTGAATACTATGTAAGGCAGCAAGGTAAGAGCTTATATAAGCCCGATGGGACAAGTTTAGGATTTACTCAAGAAAAATTTATTGTTGATGTATTTAATATCAATTTGGAACTCTTAAAAGGTGGATATACAGCAAGACCAGATGAAGTTTCAGCAACTTCTACAATTGAGGACAGTTTATTTGTTAAAGGGAAGACATGGATTGGCTGGACTTGGAGTAATATGTTTGTTGCAACAGCAAACGCAGCAAAAAGACCATTGGCGTTAGCATTACCTCCTAAGGGTGGGAAAAGGCCAGGATTGTATTTAAAACCGTCTCAATTTTTCTCTGTTGCAGCAACATCAAAATATAAAAATGAAGCAGCAAAAGTTATAAATTTCTTTACGAATAGTGTAGAGGCAAACAAAATCTTGTTAGCAGAGCGAGGCGTACCTATTTCATCTAAAGTTAGAGAAGGTATTAAAAATGCAGTAGAACCAGCAGTAAGACAGACATTTGACTATATAGCTCTTGCTGAGAAAAATTGCTCACCTATTGATCCACCCGATCCACCAGGAGGAACTGAAGTTGGTCAGCTATTTAAAGATTTGTATGATCAAGTCTTGTATGGACAGATAAAGCCGGAAGTAGCTGCCAAGATGTTTATACAAAAGGCAAACCAAATACTTATGAGAAATAAAAAATAG
- the uidA gene encoding beta-glucuronidase: MLYPRETRTREIKDLCGIWRFKVDKENKGYEQRWFERPLEDAILMPVPSSYNDITQDESIRDHIGDVWYERTFYIPESWKGKRIVLRVGSATHHAKLFLNGKEIAQNKGGFLPFEVEINKFAQIGCENRLTIVVNNILDWSCLPPGFIREYKDSMHPDGYKTQEYLFDFFNYSGIHRPVLLYTTSKTYIEDIRVKTQIDGKKGIVCFKVVVDGEKKNECQIEATLYNRDGGQIAKVEGPEGMIKVENAIFWEPSNPYLYKLNVTLVHDGKAIDEYYLPVGIRTVEVKGKRLYLNGKPVYLKGLAKHEDSDIRGKGYDPVIAVKDFNLLKWIGANSFRTSHYPYAEEILNLADEYGFLVIDEAPAVGMNFFNKNEKVFIPERVNQNTLEHHLEVIRRLIARDKNHPCVIMWSVANEAATYEDGAYEYFKRVINEVRKLDKTRPVTLVESSFPDETKVAGLVDVICVNRYYSWYSDPGRLDLIEFQLEKELKRWFELYQKPVIVTEYGADTIAGFHSSPPMMFSEEYQCEMLERYHRVFDRLNFVIGEHIWNFADFATKQEVRRIMGNRKGIFTRQRQPKMAAFLLKKRWESMKENK; encoded by the coding sequence ATGCTTTATCCACGTGAGACAAGAACAAGAGAGATAAAGGACCTTTGTGGCATATGGAGGTTTAAGGTTGATAAAGAGAACAAAGGATATGAACAGAGGTGGTTTGAAAGACCTCTTGAAGATGCTATTTTGATGCCTGTGCCGTCAAGCTATAACGACATAACCCAAGATGAGAGTATAAGAGACCATATAGGTGATGTATGGTATGAAAGGACATTTTACATACCAGAGAGCTGGAAGGGCAAAAGAATAGTTTTGAGAGTTGGAAGTGCTACTCATCACGCAAAATTATTTTTAAATGGCAAGGAAATAGCTCAAAACAAAGGTGGGTTTTTGCCTTTTGAAGTTGAGATTAATAAATTTGCCCAAATTGGCTGTGAGAATAGACTTACAATTGTTGTCAACAACATCTTGGACTGGAGCTGTCTTCCACCAGGATTTATAAGGGAATACAAAGACTCAATGCATCCAGATGGGTATAAAACTCAGGAGTATCTTTTTGACTTTTTCAACTATTCAGGTATTCACAGACCAGTTTTGCTCTACACCACTTCCAAAACATATATTGAGGATATTAGAGTGAAGACACAAATTGATGGCAAAAAGGGGATAGTTTGCTTTAAGGTGGTAGTAGATGGTGAAAAGAAGAATGAATGTCAAATAGAAGCAACTTTATATAATAGAGATGGAGGACAAATAGCCAAGGTCGAAGGACCAGAGGGTATGATAAAGGTTGAAAATGCAATATTTTGGGAGCCTTCAAATCCATATCTTTACAAACTAAATGTGACTTTAGTACATGATGGTAAAGCTATAGATGAATATTATCTTCCTGTAGGAATAAGAACTGTTGAAGTAAAAGGGAAAAGACTTTACCTAAATGGTAAGCCAGTGTATCTTAAAGGCTTGGCAAAGCATGAAGACAGTGATATTAGGGGCAAGGGATACGACCCTGTGATAGCTGTGAAAGATTTCAACCTTCTGAAGTGGATAGGAGCAAATTCATTCAGAACATCACATTATCCTTATGCAGAAGAGATTTTAAACTTGGCAGACGAGTATGGTTTTTTGGTAATTGACGAGGCACCAGCTGTTGGCATGAATTTCTTTAACAAAAATGAAAAAGTGTTTATCCCTGAAAGAGTGAACCAAAACACATTAGAACATCACTTAGAAGTTATAAGACGGCTTATTGCAAGAGACAAAAACCATCCATGTGTGATTATGTGGAGTGTAGCAAATGAGGCTGCGACATATGAAGATGGTGCATATGAATATTTCAAAAGAGTAATAAACGAGGTAAGAAAGCTTGATAAAACAAGACCAGTGACATTGGTTGAATCTTCATTTCCAGATGAGACAAAAGTAGCAGGCCTTGTTGATGTTATATGTGTAAACAGGTACTATTCATGGTATTCTGATCCTGGCAGACTGGATTTGATAGAGTTCCAGCTTGAAAAGGAACTGAAAAGGTGGTTTGAACTTTATCAAAAACCAGTAATAGTAACAGAGTATGGGGCAGATACAATAGCAGGATTTCATTCAAGTCCGCCCATGATGTTTTCTGAGGAGTATCAATGTGAGATGCTTGAGAGGTATCATAGGGTGTTTGACAGGCTGAATTTTGTAATAGGCGAACACATATGGAACTTTGCGGACTTTGCGACAAAACAAGAGGTTCGAAGGATTATGGGCAACAGAAAAGGAATCTTTACAAGGCAAAGACAGCCCAAAATGGCAGCATTTTTACTAAAGAAAAGATGGGAAAGTATGAAAGAAAATAAATGA